A region from the Sutcliffiella horikoshii genome encodes:
- a CDS encoding YuzF family protein, whose amino-acid sequence MNQADNGMPIQYMVIEPYVYHTLRSIVGTEVVIETTRGSIRGNLKDVKPDHVVLVAGDSSFFIRTAEVIWVMPDNE is encoded by the coding sequence ATGAATCAAGCGGACAATGGGATGCCCATTCAATATATGGTGATAGAACCCTATGTGTACCATACTTTAAGAAGTATCGTTGGAACAGAAGTGGTCATTGAAACAACGCGTGGATCCATCAGAGGTAACCTGAAGGATGTTAAACCAGATCATGTCGTTTTAGTTGCCGGAGATTCTAGCTTTTTCATTCGAACTGCAGAAGTTATCTGGGTCATGCCTGATAACGAATAG
- the comGG gene encoding competence type IV pilus minor pilin ComGG, translated as MNSKWGQSVQAGLRTKQDKGYIFPVTLIISVIVSSFLLHQIENYRLEKMFYHESDQQFELEVMMKYAWDIVEEQLKEERGEISSSFEMPRGEATVTVKELGTEREIVIVCTTRMAREYKATILYDMEEKKVLAWYETIKLIT; from the coding sequence ATGAATTCAAAGTGGGGGCAATCCGTACAAGCTGGACTTCGGACTAAACAGGACAAAGGGTATATTTTTCCTGTCACACTTATCATAAGTGTAATAGTCTCCTCCTTTTTGCTCCATCAAATCGAAAACTACCGGCTGGAGAAAATGTTTTATCATGAATCGGATCAACAATTTGAGCTGGAAGTGATGATGAAATATGCATGGGACATAGTGGAGGAACAGCTGAAAGAGGAAAGAGGGGAAATTAGTTCGTCTTTTGAAATGCCAAGGGGAGAGGCTACGGTTACGGTAAAGGAACTTGGTACAGAGCGGGAGATTGTCATTGTCTGCACAACCAGGATGGCGAGGGAGTACAAAGCAACCATCCTTTACGATATGGAAGAAAAAAAGGTGCTTGCCTGGTATGAAACAATTAAATTAATCACATAA
- a CDS encoding phosphocarrier protein HPr: MAEKTFKVTADSGIHARPATQLVQTAGKFDAEVNLEYNGKSVNLKSIMGVMSLGIPQGAEIKIVAEGSDESEAISAIEETLKSEGLGE, encoded by the coding sequence ATGGCAGAAAAAACATTTAAAGTAACAGCAGATTCAGGAATTCACGCACGTCCGGCAACTCAATTGGTACAAACTGCAGGTAAATTCGATGCAGAAGTAAACCTTGAGTACAACGGTAAATCTGTAAACTTGAAATCCATCATGGGTGTTATGTCTCTAGGAATTCCTCAAGGAGCGGAAATCAAGATTGTTGCAGAAGGTTCTGATGAGAGCGAGGCAATTTCTGCAATTGAAGAAACTTTGAAATCAGAAGGGTTAGGGGAATAA
- a CDS encoding YqzE family protein, with product MKTNDYVKYVTQQLVTYMDQPKEVKREQRQLKKQERSPIAFQLFGVIPYAIMMLFKKKKSEG from the coding sequence ATGAAAACAAATGATTACGTCAAGTATGTGACACAGCAGCTTGTAACCTATATGGATCAGCCGAAAGAAGTTAAGCGTGAGCAAAGGCAATTGAAAAAGCAAGAGCGCTCTCCAATCGCCTTTCAGCTGTTCGGCGTTATTCCTTATGCGATCATGATGCTTTTTAAAAAGAAAAAGAGTGAAGGCTGA
- a CDS encoding shikimate kinase: MKSIYLTGFMGAGKTTIGQALAAKLSLPVVDTDTLIEQNTKMAIKDIFEQHGESFFRELETKTLQGLPVNNTLVTTGGGIVTAQKNIDWMRENGCMIFLYADPEVIWERLENDTTRPLVQQKKKEEVTELFMKRLPLYKQAHITVDTTGLTLEAAAGAVHNAVKTWSNRQH; encoded by the coding sequence ATGAAGAGCATCTACCTTACAGGTTTTATGGGAGCGGGGAAAACCACAATCGGACAGGCGTTGGCAGCCAAACTGAGTCTCCCTGTCGTTGATACAGACACACTGATTGAACAGAACACGAAAATGGCAATTAAGGATATTTTCGAACAACATGGAGAGAGCTTTTTTCGCGAGCTGGAAACAAAGACTCTACAAGGCCTCCCAGTGAATAATACGTTGGTGACAACTGGCGGAGGGATCGTAACAGCTCAGAAAAACATTGATTGGATGAGAGAAAACGGCTGTATGATCTTTCTTTACGCAGACCCGGAAGTTATTTGGGAGCGTTTAGAAAATGATACGACCAGGCCTCTTGTTCAACAAAAAAAGAAAGAAGAGGTTACAGAACTTTTCATGAAGCGATTACCACTTTATAAACAAGCCCATATTACAGTTGATACAACTGGGCTGACCTTGGAAGCTGCTGCAGGTGCCGTACATAACGCGGTTAAAACATGGAGTAACCGTCAACACTAA
- the comGF gene encoding competence type IV pilus minor pilin ComGF produces the protein MSIFRKNGGFTLLEVLVSFSIILILTAFFPLLLKSLSLLTEKGDGIHPLELEVFIQQATREVRNAKRVSVEGNTMVIINQNDQRVTYEFYQRNVRRRVNGTGHELLLHGVESISFKEERNGAIVNVKGKDEIIHEFKVGAIRTSWTSD, from the coding sequence ATGTCCATCTTCCGTAAAAATGGCGGTTTTACCCTATTGGAGGTCTTGGTCAGTTTTTCGATCATTCTTATTCTCACCGCGTTTTTCCCTCTCCTGCTTAAAAGTCTCTCGCTTTTGACAGAAAAGGGGGATGGAATTCATCCTTTGGAGCTTGAGGTGTTTATTCAGCAGGCTACGAGGGAGGTTCGAAATGCAAAGAGAGTTTCGGTGGAGGGAAATACGATGGTCATCATCAATCAAAATGATCAAAGAGTGACATATGAATTTTATCAAAGAAATGTCAGACGGAGAGTTAATGGAACTGGACACGAATTACTCTTGCACGGAGTAGAAAGTATTTCCTTTAAAGAAGAGAGAAATGGCGCCATAGTGAATGTGAAGGGGAAGGATGAAATAATCCATGAATTCAAAGTGGGGGCAATCCGTACAAGCTGGACTTCGGACTAA
- a CDS encoding aminopeptidase, with protein sequence MIQEKLTKYAQLALKVGINLQKNQPLVINAPISAAPFVREVAKIAYKLGAKYVHTEWNDEQLTKITYETASTDSLQTVREWKIKGMEEMAEEGAAFMSIVASNPDLLKDVDPERVSISNKAQAKAMQNYRKYIQTAKVSWAIVSVPSQEWAAKLYPEKSPEDQVASLWENIFQVTRVNENDPVEAWNKHIEILQEKLQVLNTKKYKKLHYKAPGTDLTIELPNEQVWLGGGMNNDQGTYFVPNLPTEEVFTAPVKTGVNGVVSSTKPLNLNGNLVDNFSLAFKEGKVVEFTAEQGYEVLKKLLETDEGALHLGEVALVPHSSPVSKQEVIFYNTLFDENASCHLALGSAYPINIEGGAKMSKEELEAKGINTSMIHVDFMIGSEELSIQGETEDGIKETIMTDGEWAI encoded by the coding sequence GTGATACAAGAAAAATTGACCAAATACGCACAACTTGCGCTAAAAGTTGGGATCAACCTGCAAAAGAATCAACCTCTTGTCATCAATGCCCCGATATCAGCAGCACCATTTGTAAGAGAAGTTGCAAAAATCGCTTACAAGCTGGGTGCCAAATACGTACATACCGAATGGAACGACGAACAACTAACAAAGATTACATATGAAACGGCTTCGACCGACTCCCTCCAGACTGTTCGTGAGTGGAAAATAAAAGGGATGGAAGAGATGGCAGAAGAAGGTGCGGCATTTATGTCCATCGTTGCGTCCAACCCAGACCTTCTAAAAGACGTTGATCCTGAGCGGGTATCCATTTCTAACAAAGCGCAGGCAAAAGCAATGCAGAACTATCGAAAATACATCCAAACAGCGAAAGTCAGCTGGGCGATTGTTTCCGTGCCATCTCAAGAATGGGCAGCTAAGCTTTACCCTGAAAAATCTCCTGAAGATCAGGTTGCAAGCCTATGGGAAAACATTTTCCAAGTAACCCGCGTCAATGAAAACGACCCTGTTGAAGCGTGGAATAAGCATATTGAAATTTTACAAGAAAAGCTACAAGTCCTTAACACGAAAAAATACAAAAAGCTTCATTACAAAGCACCAGGAACAGACCTGACTATCGAGCTTCCAAACGAACAGGTTTGGCTTGGCGGCGGGATGAACAATGATCAAGGTACTTATTTTGTTCCGAACCTTCCAACAGAAGAAGTGTTCACCGCGCCTGTTAAAACCGGAGTTAACGGAGTCGTATCTTCCACCAAGCCGCTAAATCTGAACGGAAATCTGGTAGACAACTTCAGCCTTGCATTTAAAGAAGGTAAAGTGGTGGAGTTCACTGCAGAGCAAGGATATGAAGTGTTGAAAAAGCTTTTGGAAACCGATGAAGGTGCACTCCATTTAGGGGAAGTGGCACTTGTCCCACACAGTTCACCAGTTTCCAAGCAAGAAGTGATTTTCTATAACACACTGTTTGATGAAAATGCTTCCTGCCACTTGGCGTTGGGTTCCGCATACCCAATTAATATCGAGGGCGGAGCAAAAATGAGCAAGGAAGAGTTAGAAGCTAAGGGAATCAACACTAGCATGATCCACGTCGACTTCATGATTGGTTCAGAAGAGCTGAGCATACAAGGGGAGACGGAAGATGGAATTAAAGAAACAATTATGACTGATGGCGAATGGGCCATCTAA
- a CDS encoding prepilin-type N-terminal cleavage/methylation domain-containing protein, whose protein sequence is MWKSSKGFTLLEVLGALVIWMVIASVLLPGLVRMNQERKGFILDQQARFILTMELEQIRTEAQIWESKTLIRNGTAYYLTLEEETLPPVLCISYMNYRSLEEERCIYVHLP, encoded by the coding sequence ATGTGGAAAAGCTCTAAAGGATTTACATTACTGGAGGTATTAGGTGCTTTAGTTATTTGGATGGTAATTGCCTCCGTTCTGCTTCCTGGGCTGGTACGAATGAATCAAGAGCGTAAGGGATTTATCCTCGATCAGCAAGCAAGGTTCATTTTAACAATGGAATTGGAACAAATCCGTACGGAAGCACAGATATGGGAGAGTAAGACTTTAATTAGAAACGGCACCGCATATTACCTGACATTGGAGGAAGAAACCTTGCCTCCAGTGTTATGTATTTCCTATATGAATTATAGATCGTTGGAGGAGGAAAGGTGTATTTATGTCCATCTTCCGTAA
- the ptsP gene encoding phosphoenolpyruvate--protein phosphotransferase, with product MSNTIQGIPASSGIAIAKAYRLENPELSVEKKTIDNAQTEVERFEKAVEISKTELEKIKEHAHKELGADKAEIFSAHLLVLSDPELLNPIKDKIKSDSVNAEYALDETAGMFINMFEQMDNEYMKERAADIRDVTKRVLAHLLGVTVSNPALISEEVIIIAEDLTPSDTAQLNRQYVKAFTTDIGGRTSHSAIMARSMEIPAVVGTKNVMETIQNDAMVIIDGLDGVVIVDPTEEEIATYKEKQEKYEEQKKEWAKLVNEKSLSSDGQEVELAANIGTPKDVKGVLANGGEGVGLYRTEFLYMGRTELPTEDEQYKAYKEVLESMEGKPVVVRTLDIGGDKELPYLNLPKEMNPFLGFRAIRLCLEEQDIFRTQLRALLRASSYGNLKIMFPMIATLDEFRQAKAILMEEKEELVKNGTTVNENIEIGIMVEIPSTAVMADIFAKEVDFFSIGTNDLIQYTMAADRMNEQVSYLYQPYNPAILRLVDNVIQAAHKNGKWAGMCGEMAGDPIAIPILLGLGLDEFSMSATSILPARSQLRGISKEEAASYREEILSMSTAEEVVEFVKEKFNV from the coding sequence ATGTCAAACACGATTCAAGGTATACCTGCTTCTAGCGGGATTGCCATTGCGAAAGCATATCGTCTTGAAAACCCAGAGCTGTCTGTGGAAAAAAAGACGATTGACAATGCCCAAACAGAAGTAGAAAGATTCGAAAAAGCAGTAGAAATCTCTAAAACTGAATTGGAAAAGATCAAGGAGCACGCACATAAGGAGCTTGGAGCAGACAAGGCTGAAATCTTTTCTGCACACCTTCTTGTTTTAAGTGACCCTGAACTATTAAATCCAATTAAAGATAAAATTAAAAGCGACAGTGTCAACGCTGAGTATGCTTTGGATGAAACAGCAGGAATGTTCATCAACATGTTTGAACAAATGGACAATGAGTACATGAAGGAGCGTGCAGCGGATATCCGCGACGTAACGAAACGTGTTCTTGCGCACCTTTTAGGTGTGACAGTTTCCAATCCGGCACTTATTTCTGAAGAAGTCATCATCATCGCAGAAGACTTGACTCCTTCTGACACTGCACAACTTAATCGTCAGTATGTAAAAGCATTTACGACTGATATCGGTGGACGTACGTCTCACTCTGCTATCATGGCTCGTTCTATGGAAATTCCAGCGGTAGTTGGAACAAAGAACGTCATGGAAACCATTCAAAATGACGCGATGGTTATTATTGATGGTTTGGACGGTGTGGTAATCGTCGATCCAACAGAAGAAGAAATTGCTACTTATAAAGAAAAGCAAGAAAAGTACGAAGAGCAGAAAAAAGAGTGGGCTAAGCTTGTAAACGAGAAGAGTCTTTCTTCTGACGGACAAGAAGTCGAGCTTGCTGCAAACATCGGTACTCCTAAAGATGTGAAGGGCGTTCTTGCAAATGGAGGAGAAGGTGTCGGTCTTTACCGTACAGAATTCCTTTACATGGGCAGAACCGAACTTCCAACAGAGGACGAGCAGTACAAAGCCTATAAAGAGGTTCTTGAAAGCATGGAAGGCAAACCGGTTGTTGTCCGCACATTGGACATCGGCGGAGATAAGGAACTTCCTTATTTAAACCTTCCAAAAGAAATGAACCCATTCCTAGGCTTCCGTGCAATTCGCCTTTGCCTAGAGGAACAAGATATTTTCCGTACACAGCTTCGCGCTTTATTGCGTGCTAGCTCTTACGGAAACTTGAAAATCATGTTCCCGATGATTGCGACATTGGACGAGTTCCGCCAAGCAAAAGCTATTCTTATGGAAGAAAAAGAAGAGCTTGTGAAGAACGGTACAACTGTTAACGAGAATATTGAGATTGGCATCATGGTGGAAATTCCATCAACAGCGGTCATGGCTGATATTTTCGCGAAAGAAGTAGACTTCTTCAGCATCGGAACGAACGACTTGATTCAATACACGATGGCAGCGGACCGTATGAACGAGCAGGTTTCCTACCTGTATCAACCATACAACCCGGCAATCTTGCGCCTAGTGGACAATGTCATTCAAGCTGCACACAAAAACGGCAAATGGGCCGGCATGTGTGGAGAAATGGCTGGCGACCCAATCGCGATTCCAATCCTTCTTGGACTGGGACTTGACGAGTTCAGCATGAGCGCAACATCCATTCTTCCTGCAAGAAGCCAATTGCGTGGCATCTCTAAAGAGGAAGCTGCTTCCTACCGTGAAGAGATCCTTAGCATGAGCACAGCAGAAGAAGTTGTGGAGTTTGTGAAAGAGAAGTTTAATGTGTAA